A window of Flavobacterium flavigenum contains these coding sequences:
- a CDS encoding winged helix DNA-binding domain-containing protein codes for MTHYEISNLRLASQKLHKTNACSPEEIVRHLGAMQAQDYAMAKWAICSRCDATEKEIDEAINSGKIIRTHILRPTWHLVAAEDIYWMLDLSGPQVKRIILAETKKYGCDEKEFGKINSEIEKILAGNNHLTREEIINELNVKKFSGDYKLSPVLIMMYAELDGLVCNGKMKGKKMTYALLEERAPKPKSKLTKEEALAKLAKRYFKSRGPATVADFSHWSGFSATICKSTINAISLQLNSITIDNQQFWFGKDHPNPDNFPESVHFLAAFDEYLISYKNRESSILLEHQPKAFTKNGIFKPTIVENGKVIGTWKRTIKKDHVKIETDFFNQTEMSKKQLLFEGLKSFENYLETKIFIEQNS; via the coding sequence ATGACACACTACGAAATTTCAAATCTTAGGCTTGCTTCCCAAAAATTGCACAAAACCAATGCTTGTTCGCCAGAGGAAATTGTCAGGCATCTTGGTGCCATGCAGGCTCAGGATTATGCAATGGCTAAATGGGCGATTTGTTCCCGATGTGATGCTACTGAAAAAGAAATCGATGAAGCCATTAATTCCGGAAAAATAATCCGTACCCATATTTTACGTCCAACCTGGCATTTGGTTGCTGCCGAAGATATTTACTGGATGCTTGATCTTTCCGGACCACAGGTCAAACGCATTATTCTTGCCGAAACGAAAAAATATGGCTGTGACGAAAAAGAATTTGGCAAGATCAACTCAGAAATAGAAAAAATACTGGCCGGAAACAATCATTTAACCCGGGAAGAAATCATAAATGAATTGAATGTCAAAAAGTTTTCAGGCGATTATAAATTAAGTCCTGTTCTGATCATGATGTATGCAGAATTAGATGGTTTAGTCTGCAATGGCAAAATGAAAGGCAAAAAAATGACGTATGCCTTACTGGAAGAAAGGGCTCCTAAACCAAAAAGCAAATTAACCAAAGAAGAAGCTTTAGCTAAACTTGCAAAACGTTATTTTAAAAGCCGTGGTCCGGCAACAGTCGCCGATTTTTCACACTGGTCCGGTTTTTCTGCAACAATTTGCAAATCCACTATTAATGCAATTTCATTGCAATTGAACAGCATCACTATTGATAATCAGCAATTTTGGTTCGGAAAAGATCACCCTAATCCAGATAATTTCCCCGAAAGCGTACATTTTCTCGCAGCCTTCGATGAGTATTTAATCTCGTATAAAAACCGCGAATCTTCCATTTTATTAGAGCATCAACCAAAAGCTTTTACCAAAAACGGCATTTTTAAACCTACAATTGTAGAAAACGGAAAAGTAATCGGAACCTGGAAAAGAACCATCAAAAAAGATCACGTCAAAATTGAAACCGACTTTTTTAATCAAACCGAAATGAGCAAAAAGCAACTACTTTTTGAAGGATTAAAATCTTTTGAAAATTATCTGGAAACGAAAATTTTTATTGAACAAAATTCATAA